A part of Caldicellulosiruptor owensensis OL genomic DNA contains:
- a CDS encoding M23 family metallopeptidase — protein MDKWIFPLESKNLIVANPSTDGRQFGAPRKNGTRTHAGVDLLTYDKKNNKGVKDAKVLAMTDGTVTAVYDFYAGTQAIEIKNSDGSVIRYGEVKSKVKVGDKVKQGQVIATVIPNTQSGNAMLHLEVYKGDSSRPLTQRNNKTYKYVPEANYERRSNLINPMDLLRLKTKSEKDVKK, from the coding sequence ATTGACAAGTGGATATTTCCTTTAGAGTCCAAAAACTTAATCGTAGCCAATCCCTCAACAGATGGAAGGCAATTTGGTGCTCCACGAAAAAATGGTACAAGAACTCATGCAGGAGTTGATCTTTTAACTTACGATAAAAAAAACAACAAGGGTGTAAAAGATGCAAAAGTGTTAGCAATGACTGATGGAACAGTAACTGCTGTTTATGATTTCTATGCGGGTACACAGGCAATAGAAATAAAAAACAGTGATGGTTCTGTTATCAGATACGGTGAAGTTAAATCAAAAGTTAAAGTTGGGGATAAAGTAAAGCAAGGACAAGTTATAGCTACAGTTATACCTAATACACAATCTGGCAATGCAATGCTTCATTTAGAAGTTTATAAAGGTGACAGTAGTAGACCTCTTACCCAAAGAAATAACAAAACTTACAAATATGTTCCAGAGGCGAATTATGAGCGCAGAAGCAATTTAATAAATCCAATGGATTTACTAAGATTAAAAACAAAGAGTGAAAAGGATGTTAAAAAATGA
- a CDS encoding amidohydrolase family protein — MVIDFHTHCFPDDLAPRAMSKLSQNSGMPYYHDGTLSGLRESAKKAGIDMCVVLPIATKPQQTMTINRWALSVMEENNDIICFGTIHPEFDMWEEEIRWLKENGFVGIKFHPDYQDFFVDDKKMYPIYDAIAKNDMIILFHSGVDPAYMPPYHCTPERLQRVLKDFSGAKIVAAHMGGYRFFDETLECLIGKDVYFDTSFFFGEVQIQNLEEIFRKHGIDKILFATDSPWKDQKREVEYINSLRLSEEEKEKILWKNAQQLLKVKIVHRTK; from the coding sequence ATGGTTATAGACTTTCACACCCACTGTTTTCCCGATGACTTGGCACCAAGGGCAATGTCAAAACTTTCACAAAATTCTGGTATGCCATATTATCATGACGGGACTTTGTCAGGTTTGAGGGAGTCTGCTAAAAAAGCTGGAATTGACATGTGCGTTGTTTTGCCAATTGCAACAAAACCTCAGCAAACAATGACTATTAACAGATGGGCATTGTCTGTGATGGAAGAAAACAACGACATAATTTGTTTTGGCACAATTCATCCTGAGTTTGATATGTGGGAAGAGGAAATAAGGTGGTTAAAAGAAAACGGCTTTGTCGGAATAAAATTTCATCCTGATTATCAGGATTTTTTTGTAGATGATAAAAAGATGTACCCTATTTATGATGCTATTGCAAAAAACGATATGATTATACTTTTTCACAGTGGAGTTGACCCAGCTTATATGCCTCCCTACCACTGCACACCAGAAAGGCTTCAAAGAGTCTTGAAGGATTTTTCAGGTGCAAAGATTGTTGCGGCGCATATGGGTGGATACAGGTTTTTTGATGAAACGCTTGAGTGTTTAATAGGTAAAGATGTGTATTTTGATACATCCTTTTTCTTTGGTGAGGTTCAAATACAAAATCTCGAAGAGATTTTCAGAAAACATGGCATAGATAAAATTTTATTTGCAACAGATTCTCCCTGGAAAGACCAGAAAAGAGAAGTTGAGTATATAAATAGCTTAAGACTTTCTGAAGAAGAAAAAGAAAAAATTTTATGGAAAAATGCACAACAGTTGCTTAAAGTTAAAATTGTCCATAGAACAAAGTAA
- a CDS encoding MBL fold metallo-hydrolase: MRVKILINNWTFKGGYLAEHGLSLFIEKDGRKILFDCGQTNAILKNIEKMAVGFDFDAIVLSHAHYDHTGGLKFLIEKTSCPVWVHTGFFAKKFAKREGEYKFIGENFEKLDTAKFKIVDEDVYEIFDGIFMVNVTSGNESNEFYILKDGRFQSDLFLEEQSLVIKEDGKIAVIVGCSHNGIEKIIEKVEKYFSHSIFAVIGGFHSKDFRQNDLQRLCQFFREKRIYKLVPLHCSGIETLIHFAGNLPNKLKICGVGDEIEIC; encoded by the coding sequence TTGAGAGTCAAAATACTTATTAACAACTGGACATTTAAAGGTGGGTATTTAGCAGAACATGGTCTTTCGCTTTTTATTGAAAAGGATGGGAGAAAGATTTTGTTTGATTGTGGGCAAACAAATGCTATTTTGAAAAACATTGAGAAGATGGCTGTTGGGTTTGATTTTGATGCAATTGTTCTAAGCCATGCTCATTATGATCATACAGGCGGACTTAAATTTCTTATTGAAAAAACAAGTTGTCCTGTTTGGGTGCATACAGGGTTTTTTGCAAAAAAGTTTGCTAAAAGAGAAGGCGAGTATAAATTTATAGGTGAAAATTTTGAAAAGCTTGATACGGCAAAGTTTAAGATTGTCGATGAAGATGTCTATGAGATATTTGATGGTATTTTTATGGTGAATGTTACCTCGGGTAATGAATCTAATGAGTTTTATATTCTCAAAGATGGTCGGTTTCAAAGTGATTTGTTTTTAGAAGAACAGTCGCTGGTGATAAAGGAAGATGGGAAAATTGCTGTGATTGTTGGCTGCAGTCACAATGGAATTGAGAAGATAATAGAAAAAGTAGAAAAATACTTTTCTCACAGCATCTTTGCAGTTATTGGTGGTTTTCATTCAAAAGACTTTCGACAAAACGATTTGCAAAGGCTTTGTCAGTTTTTCAGGGAAAAGAGAATCTATAAACTTGTACCTCTTCACTGTTCTGGGATAGAGACATTAATTCATTTTGCAGGCAATCTTCCAAATAAGCTAAAGATTTGTGGTGTAGGAGATGAAATTGAAATATGCTAA
- a CDS encoding SDR family NAD(P)-dependent oxidoreductase: MKANFWLNKTVIITGATSGLGKAITKILLEKGAKVVAISRSEESLKGLKNELVSFSENLFLIKADVTVKKDCKNTFKIVKDKLKTADLLINNAGVGLRCEVEEIDEIDLRKVFDTNFFGAFYMMKYGISFFKKIGKGTIVNICSLGVKRPVPFTAGYTASKAALSTLADAARLELKKDGISVLCAYPGSISTDFRKNALGKPYPENEVRLSRLSPEIAAKRILRGIEKGKIEIYTSKKDYLFVLFTRLFPKLSERVVEKAFAKNRNN, from the coding sequence ATGAAAGCAAATTTTTGGCTAAACAAGACAGTTATCATCACAGGGGCAACATCTGGTTTGGGGAAGGCAATAACAAAGATTTTACTTGAAAAAGGTGCAAAGGTTGTTGCCATTTCAAGGTCAGAAGAGTCGTTAAAAGGGCTTAAAAATGAGCTTGTAAGTTTTTCGGAAAATCTCTTTTTAATAAAGGCTGATGTAACTGTTAAGAAAGATTGTAAAAATACTTTTAAAATTGTAAAAGATAAGCTAAAAACAGCAGATTTATTAATTAACAACGCAGGTGTTGGTTTGAGATGTGAAGTTGAAGAAATAGATGAAATTGATCTTAGAAAGGTATTTGATACTAATTTTTTTGGTGCATTTTACATGATGAAGTATGGAATATCATTTTTTAAAAAAATAGGTAAAGGTACAATTGTAAATATTTGTTCGCTCGGTGTTAAAAGACCTGTTCCATTTACCGCAGGTTATACGGCTTCAAAAGCTGCTCTATCAACCTTAGCTGATGCTGCAAGACTTGAGCTTAAAAAAGATGGGATTTCTGTTTTGTGTGCATATCCGGGTTCAATTTCAACAGACTTTAGAAAAAATGCTCTGGGTAAGCCTTATCCTGAAAATGAAGTGCGGCTTTCCAGACTTTCACCTGAGATTGCAGCAAAAAGAATTTTAAGGGGAATTGAGAAAGGAAAAATAGAAATTTACACATCAAAAAAAGATTATCTATTTGTTCTTTTCACACGGCTTTTTCCAAAGCTTTCTGAAAGGGTGGTTGAGAAAGCATTTGCAAAAAACAGGAATAATTAA
- the ilvB gene encoding biosynthetic-type acetolactate synthase large subunit — translation MKVKMTVARAMVEVLKSEGVEIIFGIPGAAIYPFYDALYSSDIKHVLVRTEQAAVHEASGYARTTGKVGVCVATSGPGATNLITGIATAYMDSVPIVAITGQVNSSLIGKDVFQEVDITGATAPFTKHNYLVKDPKKIVRVLKEAFYIASTGRRGPVLVDVPIDVQMQEIEFEIPREIEIPGYKPREKGHPLQIKRAAEAIEAAKKPVICSGGGVIASKASEELRILVERQKIPVISTLMGIGAISTNHPYYLGMIGSHGQREANLALRQADLLIVVGARLADRALGDTKITDNMKIIHIDIDPAEIGKNVDTNIPIVGDAKYVLSEINKRVSEREEFWAAEIKAQKKILPDDGKLHPYDVLREISVQYDGEYIITTDVGQHQIWAAHHLYIKRPGTFITSGGLGTMGYGVPAAIGAKFGKPEEEVIAITGDGSFQMLMQELATIKREQVPVKIVLFNNTRLGMVYELQKKRCTGRFIATCLDGNPDFMILAKAYEIEGMRLESKEKLKEAISAMKNHKGPFLLEVVTSPDEPTIP, via the coding sequence ATGAAGGTGAAGATGACGGTAGCACGGGCAATGGTAGAGGTTTTAAAGAGCGAGGGTGTAGAGATTATCTTTGGCATTCCAGGTGCGGCAATATATCCGTTTTATGATGCGCTCTATAGCTCTGATATTAAGCATGTCTTAGTACGTACTGAACAGGCAGCAGTTCATGAGGCAAGCGGATATGCACGCACAACAGGCAAGGTTGGTGTGTGCGTTGCAACCTCTGGGCCTGGTGCTACAAATCTTATAACTGGCATTGCAACTGCATATATGGATTCAGTTCCTATTGTAGCAATTACAGGTCAGGTAAATTCAAGTTTAATTGGGAAAGATGTGTTTCAAGAGGTGGACATTACTGGAGCCACAGCTCCTTTTACCAAGCATAATTATCTTGTGAAAGATCCAAAAAAGATTGTAAGAGTATTAAAAGAAGCTTTTTATATAGCCTCAACAGGAAGAAGAGGACCTGTTTTAGTAGATGTCCCCATAGATGTTCAGATGCAGGAGATTGAATTTGAAATTCCGAGAGAAATTGAGATACCGGGTTACAAGCCGAGGGAAAAGGGACATCCTTTACAAATAAAAAGGGCGGCAGAAGCTATAGAAGCTGCCAAAAAACCGGTTATATGCAGTGGTGGCGGTGTGATTGCTTCAAAGGCTTCTGAAGAATTGAGAATTCTGGTTGAAAGGCAAAAGATTCCAGTTATTTCAACTTTAATGGGGATTGGAGCTATTTCGACAAATCATCCATACTATCTTGGGATGATTGGTTCACACGGGCAGAGAGAAGCAAATCTTGCTTTAAGACAGGCAGACCTTTTAATTGTGGTTGGAGCACGGCTTGCTGACAGAGCATTAGGTGATACAAAGATTACTGACAATATGAAAATTATTCATATAGATATTGACCCTGCTGAGATTGGTAAAAATGTTGATACTAATATCCCAATTGTTGGTGATGCAAAATATGTTCTTTCAGAAATAAACAAAAGAGTTTCGGAGAGAGAAGAATTCTGGGCTGCCGAGATAAAGGCGCAAAAGAAAATTTTGCCAGACGATGGAAAACTTCATCCCTATGATGTGCTGAGAGAAATTTCAGTTCAATATGATGGAGAGTATATAATCACAACAGATGTTGGTCAGCACCAGATATGGGCGGCACACCATTTGTATATAAAAAGACCAGGGACTTTTATTACATCTGGTGGACTTGGAACAATGGGATATGGTGTTCCGGCAGCTATTGGTGCAAAGTTTGGAAAACCAGAAGAAGAGGTTATAGCAATAACAGGTGACGGAAGTTTTCAGATGCTTATGCAAGAGCTTGCAACAATAAAAAGAGAGCAGGTGCCAGTTAAAATTGTTTTATTTAACAACACAAGGCTTGGAATGGTATATGAACTTCAAAAGAAAAGATGTACAGGCAGATTTATAGCAACGTGCTTGGATGGTAACCCTGACTTTATGATATTGGCAAAGGCATATGAGATTGAAGGTATGAGGCTTGAAAGTAAAGAAAAATTAAAAGAAGCTATTTCGGCCATGAAAAATCACAAGGGTCCATTTTTACTTGAGGTTGTGACAAGCCCTGATGAGCCAACTATACCTTAA
- the ilvN gene encoding acetolactate synthase small subunit, protein MKYTLSVLVENHPGVLSRVAGLFSRRGFNIDSLAVGVTEDPTISRMTIVVNGDDYIVEQVTKQLNKLIDVIKIKKLNPKEAVERELALIKVNANSQTRSDIIQITEIFRANIVDVSKETLTIEISGDEDKIEALIELLKQYGIREVVRTGLIAIERGNKVITKSKSEEDE, encoded by the coding sequence GTGAAATATACACTTTCAGTTTTGGTTGAGAACCACCCGGGTGTACTTTCCCGCGTTGCAGGACTTTTTTCAAGAAGAGGTTTTAATATAGACAGCCTTGCTGTTGGCGTAACAGAAGACCCTACCATATCGCGCATGACAATTGTTGTAAATGGAGATGACTATATTGTTGAGCAGGTGACAAAACAGCTTAACAAACTTATTGATGTGATAAAAATTAAAAAGCTAAACCCGAAAGAGGCTGTTGAAAGAGAACTTGCGCTTATAAAGGTTAATGCTAATTCTCAGACACGTTCAGACATTATTCAAATAACAGAGATTTTTAGAGCCAACATTGTGGATGTATCAAAAGAAACGCTTACAATTGAGATTTCAGGGGATGAAGATAAGATTGAAGCTTTAATTGAGCTTTTGAAACAATATGGTATTCGCGAGGTAGTCCGGACAGGACTTATTGCTATAGAAAGAGGAAACAAAGTGATAACAAAATCTAAGTCTGAGGAGGATGAGTAA
- the ilvC gene encoding ketol-acid reductoisomerase, whose amino-acid sequence MAKIFYDHDCNLDLLKDKTVAVIGFGSQGHAHALNLRDSGINVVVGLYQGSKSWAKAESHGLKVMTADEAAKLADVIMILVNDEKQPKLFKESIEPNLKEGKAIAFAHGFNIHFGQIVPPSYVDVIMIAPKGPGHTVRSQYEEGKGVPALVAVHQDYTGKALDIALAYAKGIGASRAGIILTTFKEETETDLFGEQAVLCGGLTELIKAGFDTLVEAGYQPEIAYFECLHEMKLIVDLIWQGGLSLMRYSISDTAEYGDYMTGKRIITEETRKEMKKVLEEIQNGTFAKKWILENMAGRPEFNSIRRREQNLLIEQIGKELRKMMPWIKPIKE is encoded by the coding sequence ATGGCAAAAATATTTTATGATCATGATTGCAATCTGGACCTACTAAAAGATAAGACAGTTGCAGTAATTGGTTTTGGAAGCCAAGGTCACGCCCATGCACTGAACTTGAGAGATTCTGGTATAAACGTTGTTGTTGGTCTTTATCAGGGCAGCAAGTCCTGGGCAAAGGCAGAAAGTCATGGACTTAAGGTTATGACAGCTGATGAGGCTGCAAAGCTTGCAGATGTAATAATGATTCTTGTAAATGACGAGAAACAGCCAAAGCTATTTAAAGAAAGCATTGAACCTAATTTAAAGGAAGGAAAGGCAATAGCATTTGCGCACGGGTTTAACATTCACTTTGGTCAGATAGTTCCACCATCATACGTTGATGTTATAATGATAGCTCCAAAAGGACCAGGGCATACAGTCAGAAGCCAGTACGAAGAGGGAAAAGGTGTGCCGGCATTGGTTGCTGTTCATCAGGACTACACAGGCAAAGCTCTTGATATTGCTCTGGCATATGCAAAAGGTATTGGAGCATCAAGAGCAGGAATAATTCTTACTACATTTAAAGAAGAGACTGAAACAGACCTTTTTGGTGAACAGGCAGTTTTGTGTGGAGGTCTTACAGAGCTTATCAAGGCAGGTTTTGATACACTTGTTGAAGCAGGATACCAGCCAGAGATAGCCTATTTTGAATGTCTGCACGAGATGAAACTTATAGTTGACCTTATCTGGCAGGGTGGACTTTCACTTATGCGTTATTCAATATCAGATACTGCAGAGTATGGCGATTATATGACAGGTAAGAGAATTATTACAGAAGAGACAAGAAAAGAGATGAAAAAAGTATTAGAAGAAATTCAAAATGGTACATTTGCAAAGAAATGGATATTAGAAAATATGGCTGGAAGACCGGAGTTCAATAGCATAAGAAGAAGAGAGCAAAATCTATTAATAGAGCAGATAGGTAAGGAACTTCGAAAGATGATGCCGTGGATAAAGCCTATAAAAGAATAA
- a CDS encoding 2-isopropylmalate synthase — protein MGNRVIKIFDTTLRDGEQTPGVSLNVNEKLEIAKQLEKLKVDVIEAGFAIASPGDFEAIKVISENIKDAVIVSLARAVEKDIDRAYEALKNAQAPRIHTFIATSDIHMKYKLKMTEEEVLERAVAMVKYAKKYVSDVEFSCEDATRSRIEFLIKVFDAVIKAGATVINIPDTVGYTTPEEMKRIIRALKENIPDIDKVQISVHCHNDLGLAVANSLAAVEEGVHQVECTINGLGERAGNAALEEIVMALKTRKDFYGVDVLIDTTQIYRTSKLVSSLTGVFVQPNKAIVGANAFAHESGIHQHGVLSERSTYEIIDPVSIGLPKNRMVLGKHSGRHAFEERLKELGYTDLTREEIDAAFEKFKVLADKKKVVLDKDIEALLEQKSLNIPETYELIRFQIISGNGLISTASVRIKSGDEEFEEAATGDGPVDAIFKAIDRITGLQIELDDYSIKAVTQGKDALGEVTVRIKKDGKAFLGRGLSTDILEASAKAYVNAINKMLYKISEE, from the coding sequence ATGGGAAACAGAGTTATAAAAATTTTTGATACAACACTCAGAGACGGTGAGCAAACACCAGGTGTGTCGCTCAACGTCAATGAAAAACTTGAAATTGCTAAACAGCTTGAAAAACTCAAAGTTGATGTGATAGAAGCAGGTTTTGCAATAGCATCTCCTGGTGATTTTGAGGCAATAAAGGTTATTTCAGAAAATATAAAAGACGCAGTTATAGTATCTTTGGCGCGAGCAGTAGAAAAGGATATAGACAGAGCATATGAAGCACTCAAAAACGCGCAAGCGCCGAGGATTCACACATTCATTGCAACAAGCGATATTCATATGAAATACAAGCTCAAGATGACAGAAGAGGAAGTACTTGAAAGAGCTGTTGCGATGGTAAAATATGCAAAAAAATATGTGTCTGATGTAGAGTTTTCATGTGAGGATGCGACACGTTCAAGAATAGAGTTTTTAATAAAAGTGTTTGACGCTGTTATAAAAGCTGGTGCAACAGTTATAAATATTCCTGACACTGTTGGCTACACAACGCCTGAAGAAATGAAAAGAATTATAAGGGCTTTAAAAGAGAATATTCCTGATATTGATAAGGTTCAGATTTCAGTTCACTGTCATAATGACCTTGGCCTTGCTGTTGCAAACTCATTGGCTGCTGTTGAAGAAGGTGTTCACCAGGTTGAATGTACAATAAACGGTCTTGGAGAAAGAGCAGGTAATGCTGCTTTGGAAGAAATTGTGATGGCTCTTAAAACAAGAAAAGATTTTTACGGTGTTGATGTTTTGATTGACACAACTCAGATTTACAGAACAAGCAAACTTGTATCATCGCTCACAGGCGTGTTTGTTCAGCCAAACAAAGCAATAGTTGGTGCAAATGCATTTGCACATGAGTCTGGTATACATCAGCATGGAGTACTTTCAGAAAGGTCTACTTATGAAATTATTGATCCTGTTTCAATTGGTCTTCCTAAAAACAGGATGGTTCTGGGCAAGCATTCAGGTCGACATGCGTTTGAGGAAAGACTCAAAGAGCTTGGATACACTGACCTTACAAGAGAAGAGATTGATGCAGCGTTTGAAAAGTTTAAAGTTTTGGCAGATAAAAAGAAGGTTGTGCTTGACAAAGATATTGAGGCTCTGTTAGAGCAAAAATCACTTAATATTCCAGAAACATACGAACTTATAAGATTTCAAATAATAAGCGGAAATGGTCTTATCTCAACTGCATCTGTAAGGATAAAATCAGGGGATGAAGAGTTTGAAGAAGCAGCAACAGGTGATGGTCCTGTTGATGCAATCTTTAAGGCAATAGATAGAATAACAGGGCTTCAGATTGAACTTGATGATTACAGCATAAAAGCTGTGACACAAGGTAAAGATGCTCTTGGCGAGGTAACAGTCAGAATCAAGAAAGACGGCAAGGCTTTCTTGGGTCGAGGACTTTCGACTGATATTTTAGAAGCAAGTGCCAAAGCGTATGTAAACGCTATAAATAAGATGCTGTATAAAATTTCAGAGGAGTAA